The Sulfurovum riftiae region CTCTTCGAGAAAATCCATGAAATCCATAGTCGGCGGCTCCCATGCTTTGACATAGAGCAGTACCTCTCCTTTGGATTTGAGCACGATCTCTCTGTCTTCATCGAGTGTATTGGTACCGCCTACATCCTCCAGAACGGGTGAGATAATCTGCATGGCATCATTGAGTACCGGCAGCACCTCTTCAGACATGGCCCAGCCCAGGGTTCTGTCATACGAACCGTCAAAAGTACGGATCTCCTGTGCGTAATGGTTCCCCTTTCCGTCGAACTGTTGTTCTCTCTGCGGTGAAGAGGTCGTGATGAGCGGTTCGTTCATGGCTTTGAGCAATGACTGTACCCCGTCAAGATTGAGAAATGAGCGTTTGAGCGCCTGTCTGTATCCGATGATGGAGACCACCCACATACCCAAACGCAGGATGATGGCATAGAAGAGTGTGGCAAACGCAAGGAATTTCCACCACTCTCCCAGTTTGGAAGCATTCTCTACCATCTGGGGGTCAAGCCTCTCCCCCAACCTGAAGTACTGGCTCTGTTCTATGAGTTCCAGAGAAGGCACTGCCGAAGGGAACAACCCTTTCCACGGAAGTGCAATGGTCTCAAGCAGAGTATGGAACTCCTGTGGTGTAACATGCAGCGTGGTACTCCAGGCAAACGCGATATCTTTGGTGACCACCATAGCCAATAGTGCCAGAAGCAGACCTATGGAGAATACCAGTGCAAGAAGTTGGGAACGACGGATGATCAGCCAGTTGAGAAGCGAAGGGTTGACATGCAGTTCTTCCAGGCTCTGTTGTACCCTTCCGGGAAGCAGGCGCAATACCTTCTCCATCCAGTATGCCGGAGAGATGTGTACCAGAAAACTGCGTGAGGCATTGGCACGAAGCATCGAAAAAAGTGCCAGGGTCATGGTGATGAGCGGCAGCAGTATCACCATCGCCATGAAGTAGATGACATTGACCGGTTCATGCCCACTGTAGCTCAGCAGGGCGACACCGGAGAAAAATCCCAGAAAAAATGCGATCACACCCAGGGTCAGCGTGATCCCGTAAAGGTATCCGCTGATCGTCTCGCTCAGCAAGGGCCTTGAAAGACGTTTCAGGTTCGCCTCCACCCACAGCTGCAGCTGCGCCA contains the following coding sequences:
- a CDS encoding DUF2868 domain-containing protein, yielding MNLSTYLNLYALLRTDKTSAEEKRAFGLEHETLKEKPLAQLQLWVEANLKRLSRPLLSETISGYLYGITLTLGVIAFFLGFFSGVALLSYSGHEPVNVIYFMAMVILLPLITMTLALFSMLRANASRSFLVHISPAYWMEKVLRLLPGRVQQSLEELHVNPSLLNWLIIRRSQLLALVFSIGLLLALLAMVVTKDIAFAWSTTLHVTPQEFHTLLETIALPWKGLFPSAVPSLELIEQSQYFRLGERLDPQMVENASKLGEWWKFLAFATLFYAIILRLGMWVVSIIGYRQALKRSFLNLDGVQSLLKAMNEPLITTSSPQREQQFDGKGNHYAQEIRTFDGSYDRTLGWAMSEEVLPVLNDAMQIISPVLEDVGGTNTLDEDREIVLKSKGEVLLYVKAWEPPTMDFMDFLEELAKVADKIIVAPVGTAPNGYLPKENELAVWGRKLQDLGEKKVWLKI